The following coding sequences lie in one Eubacterium ventriosum genomic window:
- a CDS encoding RNA-binding protein, translating to MDKEESFLKNRFSDLANSSYNRNIYTYTDFLNLNEISILNSYKNQLPPVNVELAGGNDYAERRIAVFSPEDIYYTQDLPIKLIEIAPINSHYADKLSHRDVLGAILNLGIVRNKIGDIFLKDNQAYVYCIDDISGYIAENLKKIKHTIVKCTVKYMEAVNITPEFKIIKGTISNIRLDSLIATAFGTSRSSIISFIESGKVFVNGKMVTSNGHQPKPDDIISVRGKGRFIFEGQLGVTKKGRNLISIKLYI from the coding sequence ATGGATAAGGAAGAAAGTTTTTTAAAAAACAGATTTTCGGACTTGGCAAATTCATCTTATAACCGCAATATATATACATATACGGACTTTTTGAATTTAAATGAAATTAGTATATTAAATTCTTATAAGAATCAGTTACCTCCTGTTAATGTAGAATTAGCAGGAGGTAATGATTATGCAGAAAGAAGAATTGCAGTATTTTCACCTGAGGATATTTATTATACTCAGGATTTACCAATAAAGCTTATAGAAATTGCACCAATTAATTCCCATTATGCTGACAAACTCTCACATAGGGATGTATTAGGTGCTATTTTAAATTTAGGCATTGTTCGAAATAAAATAGGTGATATTTTCTTAAAAGATAATCAGGCATATGTTTATTGTATAGATGATATAAGTGGCTACATTGCTGAGAATTTAAAGAAAATCAAACATACAATTGTTAAGTGTACAGTTAAGTATATGGAAGCTGTTAATATTACACCTGAATTTAAAATTATTAAGGGCACTATTTCAAATATTAGGCTTGACAGCCTTATTGCAACAGCTTTTGGAACATCCAGAAGCAGCATTATATCTTTTATAGAGTCAGGAAAGGTCTTTGTTAATGGTAAGATGGTTACATCTAACGGACACCAGCCAAAACCTGATGATATTATTTCCGTTAGGGGAAAAGGCAGGTTTATTTTTGAAGGACAACTTGGAGTAACAAAGAAAGGCAGAAATTTAATTTCCATTAAGTTGTACATTTAG
- the mgsA gene encoding methylglyoxal synthase, with the protein MNIGLIAHDSKKKLMQNFCIAYRGILCKHTLYATGTTGRLIEEAANLSVYKYLAGHLGGEQQMASQIEQNQLDLLIFLRDPLNPKRHEPDVHKAVQLCDMHNIPLATNVATAELLIKSLDRGDLEWREIYRG; encoded by the coding sequence ATGAATATTGGATTAATTGCACATGATTCAAAGAAGAAATTAATGCAGAATTTTTGTATTGCGTATAGGGGGATTTTGTGTAAGCACACACTATATGCAACAGGTACTACAGGAAGATTAATTGAAGAAGCTGCAAATTTATCAGTGTATAAATATCTTGCAGGACATTTAGGTGGGGAACAACAGATGGCTTCACAGATTGAACAAAATCAGTTGGATTTACTTATTTTCTTAAGAGATCCACTTAATCCGAAGCGCCATGAACCTGATGTTCACAAGGCTGTACAGTTATGTGACATGCACAATATTCCACTTGCAACAAATGTTGCTACAGCTGAATTATTAATTAAGTCACTTGACAGAGGCGATTTGGAATGGCGTGAAATATATCGTGGCTAA
- the lspA gene encoding signal peptidase II, with product MKKKTLLYLKMIAFVVILVILDQISKFVATANLMGKSKYIVIKGLLSFNYLEGGNKGAAWGIFSGKILMFVIITIIAIVIISIFIRNITGIMCNEGKSATLMVLQYTFGMLMAGAVGNLIDRVVNGSVVDFICFEFIDFPIFNVADCYVTVSCVLIVVMCLLKLKEEDFNKIFTIKKNY from the coding sequence ATGAAAAAAAAGACTTTATTATATTTAAAGATGATTGCTTTTGTGGTTATTTTGGTTATATTGGACCAGATAAGCAAGTTTGTGGCAACAGCTAATTTAATGGGAAAATCAAAATATATTGTTATAAAAGGTTTACTGTCCTTTAATTATCTCGAAGGTGGTAACAAAGGAGCTGCCTGGGGAATTTTTTCAGGCAAAATTCTTATGTTTGTAATTATAACAATAATTGCAATTGTAATTATAAGCATTTTTATACGAAACATTACAGGAATAATGTGCAATGAAGGCAAGAGCGCTACATTAATGGTTCTCCAGTATACATTTGGAATGTTAATGGCAGGAGCAGTAGGAAACTTAATTGATAGAGTGGTTAACGGTTCTGTAGTTGACTTTATTTGTTTTGAGTTTATTGATTTCCCAATTTTTAATGTGGCAGACTGCTATGTTACAGTTTCATGCGTTTTAATCGTAGTTATGTGCCTGTTAAAATTAAAAGAAGAAGACTTTAATAAGATTTTCACAATAAAAAAGAATTATTGA
- a CDS encoding RluA family pseudouridine synthase — protein MNNLFIVDEELFDIRIDRYLSELLPDVSRSFIQKLLKDNEILLNDKPVKANYKVQPSDKININIPKPVEANIVAENIPLDIIYEDDDFLIVNKPKDMVVHPAPGHYTGTLVNGLMYHCKNHLSNINGVLRPGIVHRIDKDTTGALIICKNDYSHNFIAEQLKVHSITRKYVGIVQGVVKDESGTINAPIGRHPVNRKEMAINHKNGKEAVTHYKVLKRFDKYTFMEFQLETGRTHQIRVHMASIHHPLLGDTVYNHNKCPFKLEGQCLHAKTIGFIHPTTKEYVEFEAPIPEYMEHLLKIL, from the coding sequence ATGAATAATTTGTTTATAGTAGACGAAGAGCTTTTTGATATAAGAATTGACAGGTATTTAAGTGAATTATTACCGGATGTATCAAGAAGTTTTATTCAGAAATTATTAAAGGATAATGAAATATTATTAAATGATAAGCCGGTAAAGGCTAATTATAAGGTTCAGCCAAGCGATAAAATTAATATTAATATACCTAAACCGGTTGAGGCTAATATTGTCGCGGAAAATATACCATTGGACATTATTTATGAAGATGATGATTTTCTAATTGTAAATAAACCTAAGGATATGGTTGTTCATCCGGCTCCAGGACATTATACAGGAACATTGGTTAACGGATTAATGTATCATTGCAAGAATCATTTATCTAATATTAACGGTGTTTTAAGACCGGGAATTGTTCATCGAATTGATAAAGATACCACAGGAGCTTTAATAATATGTAAAAATGATTACAGCCACAATTTTATTGCCGAACAGCTTAAAGTACATTCAATAACAAGAAAATACGTTGGGATTGTTCAGGGTGTTGTAAAGGATGAATCAGGTACAATTAATGCACCAATAGGCAGACATCCGGTTAACCGCAAAGAAATGGCAATTAATCATAAAAACGGTAAAGAGGCAGTTACACATTATAAGGTGCTTAAACGTTTTGATAAGTATACATTTATGGAGTTTCAATTAGAAACAGGTCGAACTCACCAGATTAGAGTTCATATGGCAAGCATACATCACCCGTTGCTTGGAGACACGGTTTATAATCACAATAAATGTCCGTTTAAACTTGAAGGACAATGCCTACATGCCAAAACAATAGGTTTTATACATCCAACAACTAAGGAATATGTAGAGTTTGAAGCACCAATTCCTGAATATATGGAACATTTATTGAAGATTCTTTAA
- a CDS encoding DUF378 domain-containing protein, with the protein MKSKCFDYTMLTLVIIGAINWGLIGFFKFDLVAFLFGQMTWLSRVIYAIIGLCGLYLISLFGRISAFGEE; encoded by the coding sequence ATGAAATCCAAATGTTTTGATTATACAATGTTAACCCTTGTAATTATTGGTGCAATAAACTGGGGGCTGATTGGATTTTTTAAATTCGATCTTGTGGCTTTTCTATTTGGACAGATGACTTGGCTTTCAAGAGTAATATATGCCATTATCGGACTATGTGGCTTGTATCTTATTAGTCTTTTTGGCAGAATTTCTGCTTTTGGAGAGGAATAA
- a CDS encoding YggS family pyridoxal phosphate-dependent enzyme: protein MIVENIKQVEENIKQACEKVGRNPEEVTLIAVSKTKPYTAIEEALPSGILDYGENKVQELCDKFDILPKNIRWHMIGHLQRNKVKYLVGKVQLIHSVDSLRLAEQIEKEFAKADEIANVLIEVNMAQEESKFGITSQETEELIREIAKLPHVRIQGLMTIAPFTDNPETNRVYFKNMKKLSVDINNKNIDNVSMNVLSMGMTGDYQVAVEEGATMVRVGTGIFGERNYNI from the coding sequence ATGATAGTAGAAAACATAAAACAGGTTGAAGAAAACATAAAACAGGCATGTGAAAAGGTAGGAAGAAATCCTGAAGAAGTTACACTAATTGCAGTAAGCAAAACAAAACCTTACACTGCAATTGAAGAAGCTTTACCTTCAGGCATTTTGGACTATGGTGAAAATAAAGTACAGGAACTTTGTGATAAGTTCGATATTTTACCTAAAAATATCAGATGGCATATGATTGGACATCTTCAGAGAAATAAGGTTAAATATCTTGTTGGAAAAGTTCAATTAATTCATTCGGTTGATTCTTTAAGATTGGCAGAACAGATTGAAAAAGAGTTTGCAAAAGCTGATGAAATTGCTAATGTTTTAATTGAAGTAAATATGGCACAGGAAGAAAGCAAATTCGGAATTACTTCACAGGAAACAGAAGAATTAATCCGTGAAATTGCAAAATTACCACACGTAAGAATACAGGGATTAATGACTATTGCACCATTTACTGACAATCCTGAAACAAACAGGGTATATTTTAAAAATATGAAGAAATTATCAGTTGACATAAACAATAAAAACATTGATAATGTTAGTATGAATGTTCTTTCAATGGGAATGACTGGAGACTATCAGGTAGCTGTGGAAGAGGGGGCTACAATGGTAAGAGTCGGTACAGGAATATTTGGTGAAAGAAATTATAATATATAG
- the aroB gene encoding 3-dehydroquinate synthase, with product MIKALENLSDRITVNYEGEPCYDIVFSKDFSEIGNELKKFNIENKKLCIVTESNVGPLYAEQLKNELEPLCKKIIIHEFKAGEENKHVGTVEDIYETLIVNKFDRNDMLLALGGGVTGDITGFAAATYLRGIDFVQVPTTLLSQVDSSIGGKTGVDFKAYKNMVGAFYMPKLVYMNLSTLNSLPEREYLEGMGEIIKHGLIRDKEYFYWLKENKDKIISRDYETVKKMIFVSCNIKRVVVENDPKEKGERAVLNFGHTIGHAVEKAKNFSLLHGECVAIGMAAATYISLKKGNIAEKEYNEINNVISDFKLPVYTTGILASDVVKATKNDKKMDSGVIKFITLEKNGHAIIDRTISEELLLEATETVIRG from the coding sequence ATGATTAAGGCATTAGAGAATTTATCAGACAGAATAACAGTAAATTATGAGGGAGAGCCTTGTTATGACATAGTTTTTTCAAAGGATTTTTCAGAAATAGGTAACGAATTAAAGAAATTTAATATTGAAAATAAGAAATTATGTATTGTAACAGAGTCAAATGTGGGTCCTTTATATGCAGAACAGTTAAAGAATGAACTTGAGCCTTTGTGTAAAAAGATTATCATTCACGAATTTAAAGCCGGTGAAGAAAATAAGCACGTGGGAACTGTTGAAGATATTTATGAAACGTTAATTGTAAATAAGTTTGACAGAAACGATATGCTTTTAGCTTTAGGCGGAGGTGTTACAGGAGACATAACAGGCTTTGCTGCAGCTACATATTTAAGAGGTATTGATTTTGTTCAGGTTCCAACTACTTTATTATCTCAGGTTGATTCAAGTATAGGTGGAAAAACAGGTGTTGATTTTAAGGCTTACAAGAATATGGTTGGAGCTTTCTATATGCCAAAACTTGTATATATGAATCTTTCAACTCTTAATTCATTGCCTGAAAGAGAATATCTTGAAGGTATGGGAGAAATAATAAAACACGGTTTAATAAGAGATAAGGAATATTTCTATTGGCTTAAGGAAAATAAAGACAAAATTATTTCAAGAGATTACGAAACAGTTAAGAAAATGATTTTTGTAAGTTGTAACATTAAGCGTGTAGTTGTTGAAAATGATCCTAAAGAAAAAGGTGAAAGAGCTGTTCTTAATTTCGGTCACACAATTGGCCATGCAGTTGAAAAGGCAAAGAATTTTAGCCTTTTACACGGTGAATGTGTTGCCATTGGTATGGCTGCCGCAACATATATTTCTTTAAAGAAGGGAAATATTGCAGAGAAAGAATATAATGAAATTAATAATGTTATTTCTGACTTTAAATTACCTGTATATACAACAGGAATATTAGCTTCTGACGTGGTTAAAGCTACTAAAAATGACAAAAAAATGGACTCAGGTGTAATTAAGTTTATCACCCTTGAGAAAAATGGCCATGCAATAATTGACAGAACTATTAGTGAAGAATTACTTTTGGAAGCAACAGAAACAGTAATAAGAGGTTAA
- the minD gene encoding septum site-determining protein MinD, which translates to MSEVIVVTSGKGGVGKTTITANLSIALSKLGKKVIAIDTDIGLRNLDVVMGLENHIIYNIVDVIEGNCRLHQAIIKDRKHSNLYLLPSAQSKDKDAINPNQMVNLVEKLKTQYDYILIDCPAGIEQGFRNAIAAATTAVVVTTPEVSAIRDADRIIGLLEKDGMASIYLLVNKLRPDLVKKGDMMSSEDVSEILGSEIIGCINDDVNVVIATNRGEALVDQNTSTGKSLTHIAEKLTGEKIYMDKDERRFSLLFFRNIFSRGEIK; encoded by the coding sequence ATGAGTGAAGTAATTGTTGTTACATCAGGCAAGGGTGGTGTTGGAAAAACAACCATAACCGCAAACTTAAGCATTGCACTTTCAAAATTAGGGAAGAAAGTTATTGCAATTGATACTGATATTGGTCTTAGAAACTTAGATGTTGTCATGGGACTTGAAAATCACATAATTTACAATATTGTTGATGTTATAGAAGGTAATTGCAGATTACATCAGGCGATTATAAAGGACAGAAAACATAGTAATCTTTACCTTCTTCCAAGTGCCCAGTCTAAGGATAAGGATGCCATTAATCCTAACCAAATGGTGAATCTTGTGGAAAAGTTAAAAACACAGTATGATTATATTCTTATTGACTGTCCTGCAGGAATAGAACAGGGATTTAGAAATGCAATTGCCGCCGCAACAACGGCTGTGGTTGTAACTACACCTGAAGTTTCTGCAATAAGGGATGCAGACAGAATAATAGGTTTACTTGAAAAAGACGGTATGGCTTCAATATACCTGCTTGTAAATAAGCTTAGACCTGATTTAGTTAAAAAGGGAGATATGATGTCTTCGGAAGATGTTTCAGAAATATTGGGTTCTGAAATTATCGGTTGTATTAATGATGATGTTAATGTGGTAATTGCAACTAACAGAGGTGAAGCTTTAGTAGACCAGAATACATCAACAGGAAAGTCCTTAACCCACATAGCAGAAAAGTTAACAGGGGAAAAGATTTATATGGACAAGGACGAAAGAAGATTTTCTCTTCTGTTTTTTAGAAACATATTCAGCAGGGGGGAGATAAAATGA
- a CDS encoding cell division protein SepF — MSKFTDRIKNVFTVDYDDYDEDYYDDYEDDDMGLEPEKPEKKERATKSRSERFSARRAATRSDDDIIDDYDEVTAEHEEEPAPHVKTRATARAVKNSRSSRNHKVVPMKSSSEMEVCVIKPSYYENTRDIIDTLLEGKSVVLNLEGMKLDLAQRIVDSVSGGCYAIQGNLQKISGYIYLVTPHSVDITGDFQDLVHDSSDYSSTAYSRRNY; from the coding sequence ATGTCAAAATTTACAGATAGAATAAAGAATGTTTTCACAGTTGATTATGATGATTACGATGAGGATTATTATGACGATTATGAAGACGACGATATGGGTTTAGAGCCTGAAAAGCCTGAGAAAAAGGAACGTGCAACAAAGAGCAGATCTGAACGTTTTTCAGCAAGAAGGGCTGCTACAAGAAGTGATGACGACATTATAGATGACTATGATGAAGTTACTGCTGAGCATGAGGAAGAACCGGCTCCACATGTAAAAACACGTGCCACAGCCAGAGCTGTCAAGAATTCAAGAAGCTCAAGAAATCACAAGGTTGTTCCAATGAAAAGCAGTAGCGAGATGGAAGTTTGTGTGATTAAACCTTCATATTATGAGAATACAAGAGACATTATTGATACTCTTTTAGAAGGAAAGTCTGTTGTATTAAATTTAGAAGGAATGAAGTTAGACCTTGCACAGCGTATTGTTGATTCAGTTTCAGGCGGATGTTATGCAATTCAGGGAAATCTTCAGAAGATAAGCGGATATATTTATCTTGTAACACCTCATTCTGTAGACATAACAGGTGATTTTCAGGATTTAGTTCATGATTCATCAGATTATTCATCTACAGCATATTCAAGAAGAAATTATTAA
- the minE gene encoding cell division topological specificity factor MinE codes for MIFRKLFKRRRSGTIARERLQILLVTDRIGCNPNTTESIKNDIINTISKYIDIDVENCIVEIRQESGPCLMASIPIKEIKC; via the coding sequence ATGATTTTTAGAAAATTATTTAAAAGAAGAAGATCTGGAACAATTGCAAGAGAAAGATTGCAGATTCTTCTTGTAACAGATAGAATAGGATGCAACCCCAATACAACAGAATCAATAAAAAATGATATTATTAATACTATTTCAAAGTATATTGATATTGATGTTGAAAATTGTATTGTAGAAATAAGACAGGAATCAGGGCCTTGCCTTATGGCAAGCATTCCAATCAAAGAGATTAAATGCTAA
- a CDS encoding FtsW/RodA/SpoVE family cell cycle protein, translating to MLKKAINFMKNYKLSNFNFRLFIYVLAVTAVGIYAIGNAAEAEGYQLKQIIGLVLSLVVLTIFTLISYKFVFKFYWVIYGVMIFFLLLVMLFGETNLGAKRWIDLGFTQFQPSELAKIFLIIFMATYIYKHQETLNTFKTLATVVVFSIIPIGFIYKQPDLSTTIVIFITFCAIMFLSGVHYKIITGVLVTTIPIALVVGYIVLQPSSGILADYQYQRIESFLNKDSDSQSSKDDKWQQENSILAIGSGGLTGKGFNDNGNVLSVKEGNFLPESHTDFIFAIVGEELGFVGAAAVILLLFAIVVECFITGSRAPTLHGRLFCFGFGVLLGVQSFVNIAVTTMILPNTGLPLPFVSYGLTSLVSMYCGIGIVLNIGLQRNKALV from the coding sequence ATGTTAAAAAAAGCCATTAATTTTATGAAAAATTACAAATTATCCAATTTTAATTTTAGATTATTTATATATGTTCTCGCTGTAACTGCAGTTGGAATATATGCAATAGGTAATGCAGCCGAGGCTGAAGGCTATCAGCTTAAACAGATTATAGGTTTGGTATTAAGTTTGGTAGTGCTTACAATATTCACGCTTATAAGTTACAAGTTTGTATTTAAATTTTACTGGGTTATATATGGAGTAATGATATTTTTCCTATTATTGGTTATGCTATTTGGTGAAACAAACCTTGGAGCAAAAAGATGGATTGATTTAGGTTTTACTCAATTTCAGCCATCGGAACTGGCAAAAATATTTCTGATTATTTTTATGGCAACGTATATTTACAAACATCAGGAAACTTTAAACACCTTTAAAACGTTAGCTACGGTTGTAGTTTTTTCAATAATTCCTATAGGTTTTATATATAAACAGCCGGATTTATCAACAACAATAGTTATTTTTATAACTTTTTGTGCTATAATGTTTCTATCGGGTGTTCATTATAAGATTATTACCGGAGTGTTGGTAACAACAATTCCGATAGCATTAGTAGTGGGATATATAGTTTTACAGCCAAGTAGTGGTATTTTGGCAGATTACCAGTATCAGAGAATCGAAAGCTTTTTAAATAAGGACAGTGATTCCCAGTCATCTAAGGATGATAAATGGCAACAGGAGAACTCTATTCTTGCCATTGGCTCAGGGGGCTTAACTGGTAAGGGTTTTAATGACAATGGAAATGTTCTTTCTGTAAAAGAAGGCAATTTCCTTCCTGAATCACATACCGACTTTATCTTCGCAATTGTAGGTGAAGAGTTAGGATTTGTGGGAGCTGCAGCTGTAATATTATTGTTATTTGCCATAGTTGTTGAATGTTTTATTACCGGTTCCAGGGCACCGACACTGCATGGAAGACTGTTTTGTTTCGGATTTGGTGTACTTTTGGGAGTGCAATCATTTGTTAACATAGCAGTTACAACTATGATTTTACCAAATACAGGTTTACCATTGCCTTTTGTAAGTTATGGATTGACATCATTAGTAAGTATGTACTGCGGAATAGGAATTGTACTTAACATAGGATTACAGAGAAATAAGGCACTTGTATAG
- a CDS encoding HlyD family efflux transporter periplasmic adaptor subunit has protein sequence MKKKNKRVVRYKSHINLNAGIVIFGLISIYLLVNIVIYFTTERTAFYEVISGSNAQEANVSYNGIAIRNEIVQSAQDSGYIDYYVREGSRVSLNTTLYSIDSTGELNNLLSEASKKNPKLSSDNIDTLAGLISDYCNNYNEMNYSEIYNFKTSLKGTVVDLINMNSLENIAKEEGNTFSINNSASTGIVLYRIDNYENLKPKNLKASLFDKNSYVDVKFSSGTKTEKGNPIYKTVNDEEWSIAVQFTKKEAKKYKKVNGVKIKFLKDGLTTTANIKVVKGQDRKYYGIITLSKYMIRYVTDRFINIQIIDDVSKGLKIPKTSLVSKSLYVIPKSYGAEGGNSDKIGFNRQVKVEGKITNEFYYPTIAYSDKDNYYVSTALFENGDVLTAIDSSEQYIIGKTQDFVGVYNINNGYTVFVRVNILESTDEYYIVKQGDIYGLSLYDRIVLDGSTVSENQIIFQ, from the coding sequence ATGAAGAAAAAGAACAAAAGGGTTGTCAGATATAAATCCCATATTAATTTAAATGCGGGCATAGTTATATTTGGACTTATTTCAATTTATCTGCTTGTAAATATTGTTATTTATTTTACAACAGAACGAACTGCTTTTTATGAAGTTATTTCAGGCTCAAATGCACAGGAGGCCAATGTTTCATATAATGGAATAGCCATAAGGAACGAGATTGTACAGAGTGCCCAGGATTCAGGATATATAGATTATTATGTAAGAGAAGGTTCCAGAGTATCTTTAAATACTACTCTTTACAGCATAGATTCCACAGGAGAGCTTAATAATCTTTTAAGTGAGGCAAGCAAGAAGAATCCTAAATTAAGCAGTGATAATATAGATACACTTGCAGGATTAATTTCAGATTATTGTAATAATTACAATGAAATGAATTATTCTGAAATATACAATTTTAAAACAAGTTTAAAGGGAACAGTTGTTGACCTTATTAATATGAACTCTTTGGAAAATATTGCCAAGGAGGAGGGGAACACCTTTTCAATTAACAATTCAGCCTCAACAGGCATTGTATTATATAGAATTGACAACTACGAAAATTTAAAACCAAAGAATTTAAAGGCAAGTTTATTTGACAAAAATTCATATGTTGATGTTAAATTTTCTTCAGGAACAAAAACTGAAAAAGGTAATCCTATTTATAAAACAGTTAATGATGAAGAATGGAGTATTGCTGTTCAGTTTACGAAGAAAGAAGCAAAGAAATATAAGAAAGTTAACGGTGTAAAAATAAAATTCTTAAAAGACGGTCTTACCACAACAGCCAATATTAAAGTTGTAAAAGGTCAGGACAGGAAATATTACGGAATAATTACACTTTCAAAATATATGATCAGATATGTTACAGACAGATTTATTAATATTCAGATTATTGATGATGTATCTAAAGGTTTAAAAATACCGAAAACCTCACTTGTTTCCAAGAGTTTGTATGTTATTCCTAAATCTTACGGTGCTGAAGGTGGAAATTCCGATAAGATTGGTTTTAACAGACAGGTTAAGGTAGAAGGAAAGATAACTAACGAGTTTTATTACCCTACAATAGCTTATTCTGATAAAGATAATTATTATGTTTCCACAGCACTTTTTGAAAACGGAGATGTATTAACGGCAATTGATTCAAGCGAACAATATATTATTGGAAAAACACAGGATTTTGTAGGTGTATATAATATAAATAATGGTTATACCGTTTTTGTCAGAGTTAATATATTAGAAAGCACTGACGAATATTATATTGTTAAACAGGGAGACATATATGGATTGTCTCTTTATGACAGGATTGTTTTAGATGGTTCAACAGTTTCTGAAAATCAGATTATTTTTCAATAA
- a CDS encoding tRNA 2-thiocytidine(32) synthetase TtcA, whose translation MKAQRLFSYVRRATDDYNMINDGDKIAVGISGGKDSLTLLYALNGLKRFYPKKFDVVAITVDLDFGIQDFSKIEKYCNDMDIEYYVVKTEIANVVFNERQESNPCSLCAKMRKGALNDFAKSIGCNKIAYAHHKDDMIETMFLSLIYEGRFHCFSPVTYLDKMELTVIRPLMYVPEADVIGFTNKYELPVAKSKCPVDGHTKREYVKNIVKQLNKENPGCKERFFRAVLNKGFD comes from the coding sequence ATGAAAGCACAACGTTTATTTAGTTACGTTAGACGTGCTACAGATGACTACAATATGATAAATGACGGAGACAAAATTGCTGTTGGTATTTCCGGAGGAAAAGACAGTTTAACTCTATTATATGCATTAAACGGTTTAAAGAGATTTTATCCTAAAAAGTTTGATGTTGTAGCAATTACAGTCGACTTGGACTTTGGCATTCAGGACTTTTCAAAAATAGAAAAATATTGCAATGACATGGACATTGAATATTATGTTGTAAAAACTGAAATTGCTAATGTTGTTTTTAATGAAAGACAGGAATCTAATCCTTGCTCTCTTTGTGCGAAAATGCGAAAAGGTGCATTAAATGATTTTGCCAAAAGTATTGGCTGCAACAAGATTGCGTATGCTCACCATAAGGATGATATGATTGAAACAATGTTTCTTTCTCTTATTTATGAGGGAAGGTTCCACTGCTTCTCTCCTGTTACATACCTTGATAAAATGGAATTAACAGTTATCAGACCTTTAATGTATGTTCCGGAAGCTGACGTTATCGGTTTCACTAACAAATACGAGCTGCCTGTGGCTAAGAGCAAATGTCCTGTAGACGGTCACACTAAAAGGGAATATGTTAAAAATATTGTTAAACAACTTAATAAAGAAAATCCTGGCTGTAAAGAAAGATTCTTTAGAGCTGTTTTAAATAAGGGCTTTGATTAA